From a single Seriola aureovittata isolate HTS-2021-v1 ecotype China chromosome 18, ASM2101889v1, whole genome shotgun sequence genomic region:
- the fgfr1b gene encoding fibroblast growth factor receptor 1b, with protein MCPPPRRVLLLLSCVLLVLLVQFPGVRSRPATEDTDTADAVKSSEDEEDDESSSEENKLSNELSTSNEKLQPLAPQWVMPDKMEKQLHAVPASKTVKFRCQATGNPVPSLRWYKNGKEFRKDQRIGGFKIRDHMWTLIMESVVPSDKGNYTCVVENEYGSLKHTYLLDVVERSPHRPILQAGLPANQTAVVGSNVEFVCRVFSDPQPHIQWLKHITINGSRVGPDGHRYVLILKTAGLNTTDKEMEVLTLRNVSLDDAGEYTCLAGNSIGVSHHSAWLTVVDDLPPSPLPSQTYLEIFIYCLGFFIIIILTATAVICRLCCAPKKSDFSSQLAVQKLAKSIPLRRQVSVESSSSLQSGMCLMRQSRLSSAATTLLAGVSEYELPYDPVWELPRDRLTLGKPLGEGCFGQVMLAEAVGVDRNKPTRLTKVAVKMLKADATEKDLSDLISEMEMMKMIGKHKNIINLLGACTQDGPLYVVVEYASQGNLREFLRARRPVGLEYWSGSRQTSLGSLEIRELVSAAYQVARGMAYLASKKCIHRDLAARNVLVTEDNVMKIADFGLARDIHHIDYYKKTTNGRLPVKWMAPEALFDRIYTHQSDVWSFGVLLWEIFTLGGSPYPGVPVEELFKLLKEGHRMEKPSACTQELYLMMRDCWHAVPSRRPTFQQLVEDLDRTLSLMANQEYLDLAVPLVQYCPVSSSASCYST; from the exons ATGTGTCCCCCCCCCCGCCgcgtcctgctgctgctctcctgcgtcctgctggttctgctggttcAGTTTCCTGGGGTCCGGTCCAGACCGGCCACGGAGGACACGGACACAG CCGACGCAGTAAAATCCTCTGAGGACGAAGAAGACGATGAGTCATCgtcagaggaaaataaactcTCCAATGAACTGTCAACAAGCAACGAGAAGCTGCAGC CGCTGGCGCCTCAGTGGGTGATGCCGGACAAGATGGAGAAGCAGCTCCACGCCGTCCCCGCCAGCAAGACGGTGAAGTTCCGTTGCCAGGCGACGGGGAACCCGGTCCCGTCGCTGCGCTGGTACAAGAACGGGAAGGAATTCAGGAAGGACCAGAGGATCGGAGGCTTCAAG ATCAGAGATCACATGTGGACCCTCATTATGGAGTCAGTGGTTCCCTCTGATAAAGGGAACTACACCTGTGTGGTGGAGAACGAGTACGGGAGCCTCAAACACACCTACCTGCTGGATGTAGTTG AGCGCTCTCCTCACCGGCCGATCCTGCAGGCCGGTCTGCCGGCGAACCAAACCGCCGTCGTCGGCAGCAACGTGGAGTTCGTGTGTCGGGTGTTCAGCGACCCGCAGCCTCACATCCAGTGGCTCAAACACATCACCATCAACGGCAGCAGAGTGGGACCGGACGGACACCGCTACGTCCTCATCCTCAAG actgcAGGTCTGAACACGACGGATAAGGAGATGGAGGTTCTGACTCTGAGGAACGTCTCTCTGGACGATGCGGGGGAGTACACCTGTCTGGCGGGAAACTCCATCGGCGTCTCCCACCACTCGGCGTGGCTCACTGTGGTGGACG acctgcccccctcccccctgccCTCCCAGACATACCTGGAGATCTTCATCTACTGCCTGGggtttttcatcatcatcatcctcactgcCACGGCGGTCATCTGCAGACTCTGCTGCGCCCCGAAGAAGAGCGACTTCAGCAGCCAGCTCGCCGTCCAGAAACTTGCCAAGAGCATTCCTCTGAGGAGACAG GTGTCGGTGGAGTCCtcgtcctcgctgcagtcgggGATGTGTCTGATGCGTCAGTCTCGTCTCTCCAGCGCCGCCACCACCCTCCTGGCGGGAGTGTCGGAGTACGAGCTCCCCTACGACCCGGTGTGGGAGCTTCCTCGAGACCG gctgaCGCTGGGGAAGCCTCTGGGAGAAGGCTGCTTCGGTCAGGTGATGCTGGCTGAGGCCGTGGGCGTGGACAGAAACAAGCCGACGCGCCTCACTAAGGTCGCTGTGAAGATGCTGAAAG CGGACGCCACAGAGAAGGACCTGTCCGACCTGATCTCCgagatggagatgatgaagatgatcgGGAAACACAAGAACATCATCAACCTGCTGGGAGCGTGCACTCAGGacg gaCCTCTGTACGTGGTGGTGGAGTACGCCTCGCAGGGGAACCTCAGGGAGTTCCTCCGGGCTCGGCGGCCGGTCGGGTTGGAGTACTGGAGCGGGTCCAGACAGACCTCGCTGGGCAGCTTGGAGATCAGGGAGCTGGTGTCTGCGGCGTACCAGGTGGCCAGAGGGATGGCGTACCTCGCCTCCAAGAAG TGTATCCACAGAGACCTGGCGGCCAGGAACGTGCTGGTGACGGAGGACAACGTGATGAAGATCGCCGACTTCGGTCTTGCTCGAGACATCCACCACATCGACTACTACAAGAAGACGACTAAC GGTCGCCTGCCGGTGAAGTGGATGGCTCCTGAAGCTCTGTTCGACCGGATCTACACTCACCAGAGCGACGT GTGGTCGTTCGGAGTCCTGCTGTGGGAGATCTTCACCCTCGGGGGGTCTCCTTACCCCGGGGTCCCTGTGGAGGAGCTCTTCAAGCTGCTGAAGGAGGGACACCGCATGGAGAAACCCTCCGCATGCACGCAGGAgct gtaccTGATGATGAGGGACTGCTGGCACGCCGTTCCCTCTCGCAGACCCACCTTCCAGCAGCTGGTAGAAGATTTAGACCGAACACTTTCTCTCATGGCGAATCAG GAGTACCTGGACCTGGCCGTCCCTCTGGTCCAGTACTGTCCGGTCagctcctctgcttcctgttacTCCACATAA
- the stc1l gene encoding stanniocalcin 1, like, protein MLPGSALLLPLILCSAACFELLPEEAAPRRARFSANSPTDVARCLNGAVAVGCGFFSCLENSTCDTDGMHEICELFLHTAATFNTEGKTFVKKSLHCISQGITAKIFQTIRRCNIFQRMIAEVQEECYTSLDICTVARTNPDAIGEVVQVPTHFPNRYYSTLLQTLQACDEQTVAAVRAGLIARLGPDMETFLQLVQNKPCAAGSGSASYNNPSSWRNMPVFNIQPGFRGRDPTHLFARRSVDDSEGGVNAEK, encoded by the exons ATGCTGCCCGGCTCCGCTCTGCTCCTGCCCCTCATCCTCTGCTCCGCCGCCTGCTTCGAGCTGCTGCCGGAGGAGGCTGCTCCCCGCCGGGCTCGGTTCTCCGCCAACAGCCCGA ctgatGTGGCCAGATGTTTGAACGGAGCTGTGGCTGTGGGCTGCGGCTTCTTCTCCTGTCTGGAGAACTCGACCTGTGACACTGACGGGATGCATGAGATCTGTGAACtcttcctccacacagctgCTACCTTCAACACAGAG GGGAAAACTTTCGTCAAGAAGAGTCTGCACTGCATCTCCCAGGGAATCACAGCCAAGATTTTCCAAACCATCCGCCGCTGCAACATCTTCCAGAGGATGATCGCTGAG gtccaagAGGAGTGTTACACCAGTCTGGACATCTGCACCGTGGCCCGCACCAACCCTGACGCCATCGGAGAGGTGGTGCAGGTGCCGACTCACTTCCCCAACAG aTACTACAGCACGCTGCTGCAGACCCTGCAGGCCTGCGACGAGCAGACGGTGGCGGCGGTGCGGGCCGGTCTCATCGCCCGGCTGGGCCCCGACATGGAGACGTTCCTGCAGCTGGTCCAGAACAAACCCTGCGCCGCCGGTTCTGGCTCCGCCTCCTACAACAACCCGTCCAGCTGGAGGAACATGCCCGTGTTCAACATCCAGCCCGGCTTCAGGGGCCGGGACCCCACCCACCTGTTCGCCAGGAGATCTGTGGACGACAGCGAGGGCGGGGTTAACGCCGAGAAGTAG